The following are from one region of the Abiotrophia defectiva ATCC 49176 genome:
- the glmS gene encoding glutamine--fructose-6-phosphate transaminase (isomerizing), with protein sequence MCGVVGMIGAGKVQETLITGLEKLEYRGYDSAGIFVRNNETVGFFKEVGRIAQLKEIVDFDLPATVGIGHTRWATHGPATQYNAHPHLSASGRFALVHNGVIENFADLKANYLQDVDFKSDTDTEVVVQLIEHFALKDGLSGKEAFKKALSLIHGSYAFGLIDSETPDTLYAAKNKSPLLVGLGQGYNLIASDAMATIHLTADYLEIKDKEFVTLTPSAVTIETYSGQVVERAAFKAELDAADLEKGAYPYYMIKEIDEQPTVMRRLIQEYQGDKDHFHVSEDLLAALTEADRLYVVACGTSYHAGWVGKNLIEKMAGKPVDVLLASEFAYDLPIFSSKPLFIFLTQSGETADSRQALVRVNELGYPSLTITNVKGSTLSREASHTLLLHAGPEIAVASTKAYTAQIAVMAILADCLARHLGKETDFDMAHELSLVASAMESILAEKDQLEAWCNANLMEPRNAFYIGRLLDYYVSMEAALKLKEITYIQTEAFAAGELKHGTIALIEEGTPVLALISDPSVAAHTRGNVEEVKARGAQAVVIASQEVAKEDDFFVVPNVTKLLSPLAMVVVTQLIAYYTALGRGLDVDKPRNLAKSVTVE encoded by the coding sequence ATGTGTGGAGTAGTAGGAATGATCGGCGCAGGCAAGGTTCAAGAAACCTTAATTACCGGCCTAGAAAAATTAGAGTATCGTGGTTATGATTCAGCAGGTATCTTTGTGCGCAACAATGAGACTGTTGGTTTCTTCAAGGAAGTAGGGCGCATTGCTCAACTCAAGGAAATTGTAGATTTCGATTTACCTGCCACTGTTGGGATTGGCCACACCCGTTGGGCTACCCACGGGCCAGCTACCCAATACAATGCCCACCCACATTTATCCGCTAGCGGCCGTTTTGCCTTAGTGCACAATGGTGTGATTGAGAACTTTGCTGACCTTAAGGCTAACTATCTGCAAGACGTCGACTTCAAGTCTGATACGGACACAGAAGTCGTAGTTCAATTGATCGAGCACTTTGCCTTAAAAGATGGCTTGTCAGGTAAGGAAGCCTTCAAGAAGGCCCTGAGCTTGATTCACGGTTCTTACGCCTTCGGTTTAATCGACAGCGAGACCCCAGATACCCTCTATGCAGCCAAGAATAAATCACCGCTCTTAGTAGGTTTAGGCCAAGGCTACAACCTGATTGCGTCAGATGCCATGGCAACCATTCATTTAACTGCTGACTACCTAGAAATCAAGGACAAGGAATTCGTGACCTTGACCCCATCTGCTGTAACCATCGAAACCTACTCAGGTCAAGTGGTAGAGCGTGCTGCCTTCAAAGCGGAACTAGACGCGGCAGATTTAGAGAAGGGCGCTTACCCTTACTACATGATTAAAGAAATCGACGAGCAACCAACCGTTATGCGTCGTCTTATCCAAGAATACCAAGGCGACAAGGACCACTTCCATGTATCTGAAGACCTTTTGGCTGCCTTAACAGAAGCGGACCGCCTCTATGTGGTAGCCTGCGGAACCAGCTACCATGCAGGTTGGGTCGGCAAGAACTTGATTGAGAAAATGGCTGGCAAACCAGTCGATGTCCTCTTGGCCAGCGAATTTGCCTATGACCTGCCAATCTTTAGCAGCAAACCGCTCTTTATCTTCTTGACCCAGTCTGGGGAAACGGCAGACAGCCGTCAGGCCTTGGTTCGTGTCAATGAGTTGGGTTACCCATCCTTGACCATTACCAACGTTAAGGGTTCGACCTTATCTCGTGAAGCAAGCCATACCCTCTTGCTACACGCAGGGCCAGAAATCGCAGTAGCCTCTACCAAGGCTTATACTGCTCAAATCGCGGTCATGGCCATCTTGGCAGACTGCCTAGCCCGCCACTTAGGTAAGGAAACAGACTTCGACATGGCCCACGAGCTGAGCCTAGTGGCTAGCGCCATGGAATCTATCTTGGCAGAGAAAGACCAGCTTGAAGCATGGTGTAACGCCAACTTGATGGAACCACGCAATGCCTTCTATATCGGCCGTCTCTTGGACTACTATGTGTCCATGGAAGCTGCCCTCAAGCTCAAGGAAATTACCTATATTCAGACCGAAGCCTTTGCAGCGGGTGAATTGAAGCACGGGACCATTGCCTTGATTGAGGAAGGGACGCCTGTCTTGGCCTTAATCAGTGATCCAAGCGTAGCCGCTCATACCCGCGGTAACGTGGAAGAAGTTAAGGCGCGTGGCGCCCAAGCCGTTGTGATTGCAAGCCAAGAAGTAGCCAAGGAAGACGACTTCTTCGTGGTACCAAATGTAACCAAATTATTGAGCCCACTAGCCATGGTGGTCGTGACTCAATTGATTGCTTACTATACTGCCCTAGGCCGTGGCCTAGACGTGGACAAACCACGTAACTTGGCTAAGTCTGTGACAGTTGAATAA
- a CDS encoding nucleoside tri-diphosphate phosphatase, with product MKQPKEGEFITIKSYKHDGSLHRTWRDTMVLKTSDQSIIGCNDHTLVTESDGRRWVTREAALLYYHQHFWFNIVAMIRKRGVTYYCNLASPYLIDNEALKYIDYDLDIKVFPDGEKRLLDLDEYELHSKRYRYPEEIDRILKYNIQELVRWIEEKKGPFAPEFVDIWYERYCQLTHRRKSKHN from the coding sequence ATGAAACAACCCAAGGAAGGCGAGTTCATCACGATTAAAAGTTATAAGCATGATGGGTCTTTGCATCGGACCTGGCGCGATACCATGGTATTGAAGACCAGCGATCAATCCATCATTGGGTGTAACGATCATACTTTAGTAACGGAATCGGACGGTCGTCGCTGGGTAACCCGGGAAGCAGCCTTGCTCTATTATCACCAGCACTTCTGGTTTAATATTGTAGCCATGATTCGCAAACGCGGCGTTACTTATTACTGTAACTTGGCTTCTCCTTATCTGATTGATAATGAGGCGCTCAAGTATATCGACTATGATTTAGATATTAAGGTATTTCCTGATGGGGAAAAGCGGCTGCTGGACTTGGACGAGTACGAGCTCCACAGCAAGCGATACCGCTATCCGGAAGAAATCGATCGTATCCTCAAATATAATATCCAAGAACTGGTCCGCTGGATCGAAGAGAAGAAAGGTCCTTTTGCGCCAGAATTCGTGGATATATGGTATGAGCGGTATTGTCAACTGACTCATCGACGTAAATCTAAGCATAACTGA
- a CDS encoding ABC transporter ATP-binding protein, which translates to MTQGQVMKRLLKGLASRPWLMSLALLSTLIQAGLVLYLPVLIGRAIDWIGTGQAQVLQDLLVQMLVLIALTIAFQWLNPWLYNQLVYGHMAELRQKVMAQLQVSPVPALDGFGLGDLVSRLTNDLEQLTDGLMMLFTQLMSGLFTIGVTLYLMAGMDLVLFGLVVILTPVSLFIARFIAKQSYHRYRDQAQTRSDQAQRVEETIRQMTLLQELDAQEFLADEFQTLNQVYSQASLGATFYSSTVNPMTRFVNALIYALLIGVGASRVVGGQFTVGELVTFLAYATQYTKPFNDISSVLSELQGAIACAERLYQILDLPSLVESARLDLAGDQVQGAVDFVDMAFSYDPSQPLIQDFNLHVPPGSMVAVVGPTGAGKSTMINLLMRYYEPSSGAIELDGQAIATYRRQSWRDQLGLVPQETWLFTGTVHDNIAFGRPEASRQEVVAAAKAAKAHHFIELLPQGYDTILSGQGGGLSQGQAQLLALARIFIKPPKVLLLDEATSSIDAYTELKVQEAFNQLMAGRTSFVIAHRLATIRSADLIIVMNHGAIVEQGTHEQLMAKRQLYYQMQEEV; encoded by the coding sequence ATGACGCAAGGTCAAGTCATGAAACGCCTACTTAAAGGCTTGGCTAGTCGACCATGGCTCATGAGCCTAGCCTTGCTGTCTACCTTAATCCAGGCCGGTCTCGTCCTCTATCTACCCGTCCTGATTGGTCGGGCCATTGACTGGATTGGGACAGGGCAAGCGCAAGTCCTGCAAGATTTGCTGGTCCAAATGTTAGTGCTTATTGCCCTAACCATTGCCTTCCAGTGGCTTAATCCTTGGCTCTACAATCAACTGGTCTATGGCCATATGGCCGAGCTAAGACAAAAGGTCATGGCCCAGCTCCAAGTTAGTCCGGTGCCTGCCCTTGATGGCTTTGGGCTGGGAGACTTGGTCAGCCGTCTGACCAACGACTTGGAGCAATTAACGGATGGCCTTATGATGCTCTTCACCCAACTCATGAGTGGCCTCTTCACTATTGGCGTGACCCTCTATCTCATGGCGGGCATGGACTTGGTCCTCTTTGGCTTGGTAGTCATTCTGACCCCAGTCTCCCTCTTCATTGCCCGTTTTATCGCCAAACAAAGCTATCACCGCTATCGGGACCAAGCTCAGACCCGGAGTGACCAGGCTCAGCGGGTAGAAGAGACCATTCGCCAAATGACCTTGCTGCAGGAACTAGATGCCCAGGAGTTCCTAGCTGACGAGTTTCAAACCTTGAACCAGGTCTATAGCCAGGCAAGCTTGGGGGCGACCTTCTATTCTTCAACGGTTAATCCTATGACCCGTTTCGTCAATGCCTTGATTTATGCCCTCTTAATTGGAGTGGGGGCTAGTCGGGTAGTGGGCGGCCAGTTTACGGTAGGGGAATTGGTGACTTTTCTGGCCTATGCCACCCAGTACACCAAACCCTTCAATGATATCTCCTCCGTCTTATCGGAACTTCAGGGGGCCATTGCCTGTGCCGAACGTCTCTACCAAATTCTGGATTTACCAAGCTTGGTTGAAAGTGCAAGACTTGATCTAGCAGGAGACCAGGTTCAAGGCGCTGTTGACTTTGTCGACATGGCCTTCTCCTATGACCCATCCCAACCCCTGATCCAAGACTTCAATCTGCATGTGCCGCCTGGCAGTATGGTAGCCGTAGTGGGGCCAACTGGTGCCGGTAAATCTACCATGATTAACCTGCTCATGCGCTATTATGAGCCAAGCTCTGGGGCCATTGAGCTAGATGGCCAAGCTATTGCCACCTATCGACGACAATCTTGGCGCGATCAACTTGGCTTGGTGCCCCAGGAAACCTGGCTCTTTACTGGGACGGTCCATGACAATATTGCTTTTGGCCGACCAGAGGCCAGTCGCCAGGAAGTAGTCGCTGCGGCTAAGGCGGCCAAGGCTCATCACTTTATTGAACTCCTGCCTCAGGGCTATGACACTATCCTGTCAGGACAGGGTGGGGGACTGTCGCAAGGTCAGGCCCAATTGCTGGCCTTGGCTCGAATTTTCATTAAGCCACCTAAGGTTTTATTGCTGGATGAGGCGACCTCGTCCATCGATGCTTATACCGAGCTCAAGGTCCAAGAGGCCTTCAACCAGCTTATGGCAGGCCGGACTAGCTTTGTTATTGCCCACCGCTTGGCTACCATTCGCAGCGCGGACCTAATTATTGTCATGAATCATGGGGCCATTGTAGAGCAAGGGACTCATGAACAACTCATGGCCAAGCGCCAACTTTACTACCAAATGCAAGAAGAAGTCTAA
- a CDS encoding ABC transporter ATP-binding protein, which yields MKSLWSFFKGYRGVALLGPLLKLAEALLELAVPLVVAQIIDRILTGDGAIWGSIVLLLGLALAGVLMAITAQYFSAKAAIGYTRQLTQALYQKISRLSESQRQTIGESSLITRVTNDSYQVQTGLNIFFRLFLRSPFIVFGATYMAWQLNAQLASYLLVMILVLYLILAVLMGLTAPGHAKIRQATDRVVQVTQEGMAGYRVIRSFNQVDGYLSTYNQVNQNLLGHQLKTGFLAALTNPLTYLVVNVTTVLVLWQGDWALGQGLLAKGALVALVNYLTLILGELIKTTIVLGNLNKAWISAQRIQAVLAMPEEDPGQKTSSQVTRGTSASTWQAQYLSYTYPSSPMPTIKQVSLQLQEGQWLGLTGVTGAGKTSLIKLLLGILPADQGSLVGPDAENLAWVPQQAQLFKGTIRSNLLLAQDKASDQDLWQALALAQADDFVAEKGGLDAQVTAFGRNFSGGQRQRLTVARALLKAKKGLILDDATSALDYATESRLLSGLKAARPDLMVIMVSQRLNALRFADQILVLEDGQTTGYGPAQDLAQSNPYYRTLVQTQSQGGDRQ from the coding sequence ATGAAATCCTTATGGTCTTTTTTTAAGGGCTACCGTGGGGTGGCCCTTTTGGGGCCCTTGCTTAAGTTGGCGGAAGCCCTACTTGAATTAGCGGTACCCTTGGTAGTGGCCCAAATTATTGACCGCATCTTGACGGGTGACGGTGCTATTTGGGGATCCATTGTCTTGCTGTTGGGCTTGGCCCTGGCGGGTGTCCTCATGGCCATTACGGCCCAGTATTTTTCAGCCAAGGCGGCCATTGGCTATACCCGGCAATTGACCCAGGCCCTCTATCAAAAGATTAGTCGTCTATCAGAGTCGCAACGTCAGACTATAGGGGAATCCAGTTTGATTACGCGAGTGACCAATGACAGCTATCAAGTGCAGACGGGGCTTAATATCTTCTTCCGTCTCTTCTTGCGGTCACCTTTTATTGTCTTCGGGGCGACCTATATGGCCTGGCAGCTCAATGCCCAGTTGGCCAGCTATCTCCTAGTCATGATTCTGGTTCTATATCTTATTTTGGCAGTCTTAATGGGGCTAACAGCGCCTGGACATGCCAAGATTCGCCAAGCTACTGACCGAGTAGTCCAAGTCACGCAAGAAGGCATGGCGGGTTATCGAGTCATCCGGAGTTTTAACCAGGTAGATGGCTATCTGTCTACCTATAACCAGGTTAATCAAAACTTGCTTGGCCATCAATTAAAGACCGGCTTTCTGGCAGCTCTAACTAATCCGCTGACTTACCTAGTCGTTAATGTCACCACGGTCTTAGTCCTCTGGCAAGGGGATTGGGCCCTGGGTCAAGGATTGCTAGCCAAAGGGGCGCTGGTGGCTCTGGTCAACTATTTGACCTTGATTTTGGGTGAGTTGATTAAAACAACCATTGTCCTAGGTAACCTCAACAAGGCCTGGATTAGTGCTCAGAGAATTCAAGCAGTCCTGGCTATGCCAGAAGAGGACCCAGGCCAGAAAACAAGTAGCCAAGTGACGCGAGGCACTTCCGCTTCGACCTGGCAGGCGCAGTATCTGTCCTACACCTATCCAAGTAGTCCCATGCCGACCATTAAGCAGGTTAGCTTGCAACTTCAAGAAGGTCAATGGCTGGGCCTGACCGGGGTAACCGGGGCAGGTAAGACTAGTCTAATCAAACTCCTACTGGGCATCTTACCGGCTGACCAGGGTAGCCTAGTGGGGCCAGATGCTGAAAATTTAGCCTGGGTGCCTCAACAAGCCCAACTCTTCAAAGGGACCATTCGCTCTAATCTACTCTTGGCCCAAGACAAGGCTAGTGACCAGGACTTATGGCAGGCCTTAGCCCTGGCTCAAGCAGACGACTTTGTTGCCGAAAAGGGTGGGCTGGATGCCCAAGTCACAGCCTTTGGTCGTAATTTCTCGGGTGGCCAACGGCAAAGACTGACTGTGGCCCGAGCCTTGCTTAAGGCCAAAAAAGGCCTGATTCTAGATGATGCGACTTCAGCCCTGGACTATGCCACCGAAAGTCGCCTCCTATCTGGCCTAAAGGCGGCGCGACCTGACCTCATGGTCATCATGGTTTCGCAGCGTTTGAATGCCTTGCGTTTTGCTGACCAAATCTTGGTCTTAGAAGATGGCCAGACCACGGGTTATGGCCCAGCCCAAGACTTGGCCCAATCCAATCCTTATTACCGGACCCTAGTCCAGACCCAAAGCCAGGGAGGTGACCGCCAATGA
- the mutY gene encoding A/G-specific adenine glycosylase gives MTNSRSSWPQAMVAWDQARVQAFRKDLLAWYDKNKRDLPWRKSQDPYAIWVSEIMLQQTQVATVIPYYQRFMTALPTVADLAQAPEETLLNLWQGLGYYSRVRNMQAAAQQVMTDFGGQMPDQVDSLLSLKGIGPYTAAAIASMAFGRVAPALDGNLFRIVARLFRLKDDIALPKSRKVFMEILDILIDPDRPGDFNQAMMDLGACVMTPSNPRPDNHPLAAYDASYQVGDSDQYPVKSKKVKQTRHDLTAYFVLDSQGNWLLRRHGEAELLTGLWHFPMLEQSMVYEEVTAAELTEPLLDWLREEALVEGDSPLSSQVMSPGLGQVKHVFSHRIWQVQLVGLRLDTTSPLQEGWCWVAPEAVGQLPLSTLQEKLMQVLVHEREAVR, from the coding sequence ATGACTAATTCTAGAAGTAGCTGGCCTCAAGCTATGGTAGCATGGGACCAGGCCCGCGTCCAGGCCTTTCGTAAAGACCTCCTAGCCTGGTACGATAAAAATAAGCGTGATTTGCCCTGGCGTAAGAGTCAGGATCCCTATGCCATCTGGGTCAGCGAGATTATGTTGCAACAAACCCAGGTGGCTACTGTTATTCCCTATTATCAACGATTTATGACGGCCTTGCCCACAGTGGCCGACTTGGCTCAAGCACCAGAAGAGACCCTGCTCAATCTCTGGCAGGGGCTGGGCTACTATAGCCGAGTCCGCAATATGCAGGCAGCGGCTCAACAAGTTATGACTGACTTTGGCGGTCAGATGCCTGACCAAGTTGACAGCCTCTTAAGTCTCAAAGGGATTGGGCCCTATACGGCAGCTGCTATCGCCTCCATGGCCTTTGGTCGGGTGGCGCCGGCCCTGGACGGCAACCTCTTCCGGATTGTAGCTCGTCTCTTCCGGCTCAAAGACGATATTGCCCTGCCTAAAAGCCGTAAGGTCTTTATGGAAATTCTAGATATTTTGATTGACCCAGATCGGCCGGGAGATTTTAATCAGGCCATGATGGATTTGGGTGCCTGTGTCATGACACCAAGCAATCCCCGGCCAGACAATCATCCCTTGGCTGCTTATGATGCTTCCTATCAAGTTGGGGATTCTGACCAATATCCGGTCAAGAGCAAAAAGGTCAAACAAACCCGGCATGATTTGACCGCTTATTTTGTTCTTGATAGCCAAGGCAATTGGCTCTTGCGCCGACATGGGGAGGCTGAACTCCTGACGGGCCTTTGGCACTTCCCAATGTTGGAACAAAGCATGGTCTATGAAGAAGTGACGGCGGCCGAATTGACTGAGCCACTCTTAGATTGGCTAAGGGAAGAAGCTCTAGTAGAGGGTGATAGTCCCCTAAGTAGCCAAGTAATGAGTCCAGGCCTGGGCCAAGTCAAGCATGTCTTCAGCCACCGCATTTGGCAGGTACAGTTGGTAGGTTTGCGGCTGGATACGACTAGTCCCCTCCAAGAAGGCTGGTGCTGGGTGGCGCCAGAGGCTGTTGGCCAGCTACCTCTGTCTACCTTGCAGGAAAAACTCATGCAGGTCCTAGTTCATGAAAGAGAGGCCGTCCGATGA
- a CDS encoding biotin transporter BioY: MFNDFKDVRVLTRMALGLAVLIVCSYLSFPLWGFPAPITMQTFALCLIGLVYKPKQALAIILLYLLLGAVGLPVFAGGRGGFASFVGPAGGYLFSFPIAYTLLSIFKGKKPSFVSYALRTLIITVPIVTVMGIWGFVQFAHMDLTKAVTTALIFVPGDILKAVVSGFLADRLQVVTRHFN, encoded by the coding sequence ATGTTCAATGATTTTAAAGATGTTCGTGTCTTAACCCGCATGGCCTTAGGCTTGGCAGTCTTAATCGTCTGCTCCTATTTGTCCTTCCCCTTGTGGGGTTTCCCAGCACCTATTACCATGCAGACTTTTGCACTCTGCTTGATTGGTTTGGTCTATAAACCTAAACAAGCCTTAGCGATTATCTTACTCTACCTATTGCTAGGGGCTGTAGGCTTACCGGTATTTGCTGGTGGTCGCGGTGGATTTGCCTCTTTTGTAGGGCCAGCAGGGGGTTACCTCTTCTCCTTCCCAATTGCCTATACCTTGCTCTCTATCTTCAAGGGCAAAAAGCCAAGCTTTGTCTCTTATGCTTTGCGAACTCTCATCATCACCGTTCCAATTGTAACGGTCATGGGGATTTGGGGCTTCGTGCAATTCGCGCATATGGATTTAACTAAAGCAGTGACGACTGCCTTGATCTTTGTACCAGGTGACATCCTCAAAGCAGTTGTATCAGGTTTCTTAGCAGACCGTCTGCAGGTGGTAACACGTCATTTTAACTAA
- a CDS encoding AI-2E family transporter, with product MQEHTPKRQSSWFTRQFLNSQMVVSLLILLLVLLIIWVFTRITHVFAPIGVVIDVAAFPIITSGVLYYLLYPLVDKLEARGMNRQWAIWAIFIGLILLSAWGIASLIPTLQTQILSFARSLPKYYDEIYHMLYQSPFLTENKEVTQRLQSFLDGFDFRSMAEQLSRFASSTFGSLGSVVGAVTSVIMGLLTVPIILYYLLADGQRLGDYILKFVPTKHRAMASRMMYQGHYQVAQYIRGQIIVAICVAIMFSIGYSIVGLDYAIALGVVSGFLNIIPFLGSFIAVIPAFIIALITSPVMVLKVAIVMMVEQTIEGRFIAPQVLGNNLKIHPVTILIVLLSAGKAFGLVGVILGVPGYAVIKVIVGEFYELYRERSGAYGPKEAIQAPTDQTSQELASNERK from the coding sequence ATGCAAGAACACACACCAAAACGCCAGTCGTCTTGGTTTACCCGTCAATTCCTAAATAGCCAGATGGTAGTCAGTCTTCTGATTTTGCTCTTGGTTTTATTAATTATTTGGGTCTTTACTAGAATTACACACGTTTTCGCGCCAATTGGGGTGGTCATTGATGTGGCAGCTTTCCCAATTATTACCTCAGGGGTTCTCTATTATTTGCTCTATCCTCTAGTGGATAAGCTAGAAGCGCGGGGAATGAATCGCCAGTGGGCCATTTGGGCTATTTTTATTGGCTTAATTCTATTGTCAGCTTGGGGAATTGCCTCCCTTATTCCGACCCTACAGACTCAGATTCTGAGCTTTGCTCGTAGTCTGCCTAAGTACTATGATGAAATCTACCATATGTTGTATCAGTCACCTTTTCTGACTGAGAATAAGGAAGTCACCCAACGTCTGCAGTCCTTCCTAGATGGTTTCGATTTCCGCAGTATGGCAGAGCAACTAAGTCGTTTTGCTTCTTCGACCTTCGGTAGTCTAGGGTCCGTGGTTGGGGCAGTGACCTCCGTCATTATGGGGCTCTTGACCGTGCCGATTATTCTCTATTATCTCTTGGCAGATGGTCAGCGTTTGGGCGATTATATTCTGAAATTCGTGCCGACTAAGCACCGTGCCATGGCATCTCGTATGATGTATCAAGGGCACTATCAAGTGGCCCAATATATTCGGGGCCAAATCATTGTGGCAATCTGCGTTGCCATTATGTTCTCTATTGGTTACAGTATTGTCGGGCTAGACTATGCTATTGCCCTTGGGGTCGTGTCTGGTTTCCTCAATATTATTCCCTTCCTAGGATCCTTCATCGCAGTGATTCCGGCCTTTATCATTGCCTTGATTACCAGTCCTGTTATGGTCCTGAAGGTGGCCATTGTCATGATGGTCGAGCAAACCATCGAAGGGCGTTTTATTGCCCCACAAGTTCTGGGGAATAACCTCAAGATTCATCCGGTAACCATTCTGATTGTGCTCTTATCAGCTGGTAAGGCCTTCGGTTTAGTCGGGGTCATCCTAGGGGTGCCAGGTTACGCCGTTATTAAAGTAATCGTGGGTGAGTTTTATGAATTATATCGTGAGCGTTCTGGGGCATATGGTCCCAAAGAAGCTATCCAAGCTCCAACAGACCAAACTAGCCAAGAACTTGCTAGCAATGAAAGAAAGTAG
- a CDS encoding lactonase family protein, whose amino-acid sequence MTETYILGGYTKGRNQGISSLDFDPVTGHLSEPQLIAKLNQPTFLAYAKESGTLFALHRGQEESGLVAFRHQGKDWQEVSRLLNTKIPGCHLAVHEASQTVYVANYHEGSIDSYHYDQAVLSPFERHEHVGSSVHPNQASAHIHFVGLNPEGDLLYVCDLGSDKIYVYDVTPSSGALSLVQTFTCPPGTGPRHLVFHPSQNLVYVIGELANSLLTLALDSRGQLSLVHEQALLDPEFLESAASAAIRISQDGRFLYTSSRFHDVICVFSLADPQQPLKIQEIASGGQIPRDFVLSQDQTYLLVPHQDSDHIAVFSRDADSGLVTFIEAETQEPECVCIYPI is encoded by the coding sequence ATGACGGAAACCTATATCCTAGGTGGCTACACTAAGGGGCGCAACCAAGGAATTTCAAGCCTTGACTTTGACCCTGTTACTGGCCATTTAAGCGAGCCACAGCTGATTGCTAAACTCAATCAACCTACTTTTCTAGCCTATGCCAAGGAAAGTGGCACCCTTTTCGCCCTTCACCGCGGTCAGGAAGAAAGTGGCTTGGTAGCCTTTAGACACCAGGGTAAGGACTGGCAGGAAGTCAGCCGCCTACTCAATACCAAAATCCCTGGCTGCCATCTAGCCGTCCATGAAGCCAGTCAGACCGTCTATGTCGCTAATTACCATGAAGGCTCCATTGATAGTTACCATTATGACCAGGCTGTCTTAAGTCCTTTCGAACGCCACGAACATGTGGGATCTAGCGTTCACCCTAATCAAGCCAGTGCCCATATCCATTTTGTGGGCTTAAATCCTGAGGGCGACCTGCTCTATGTCTGCGATTTGGGCAGTGACAAAATTTATGTCTATGACGTAACCCCTAGCTCTGGAGCTCTCAGTTTGGTTCAGACCTTTACTTGTCCACCGGGAACTGGTCCTCGTCACCTAGTCTTTCATCCGAGTCAAAATCTAGTATATGTCATTGGCGAGCTGGCTAATAGCCTTCTAACCCTAGCCCTTGATTCAAGAGGTCAACTTAGCTTGGTCCATGAGCAAGCCCTGCTAGATCCTGAATTTTTAGAATCTGCCGCTAGTGCTGCCATTCGCATCAGCCAGGACGGTCGTTTTCTCTATACTTCCAGCCGCTTCCATGATGTCATCTGCGTCTTTTCCCTGGCCGACCCTCAGCAGCCTCTTAAGATTCAAGAAATTGCCAGTGGTGGACAGATTCCACGGGACTTCGTCCTAAGCCAAGACCAGACTTACCTCCTTGTGCCCCACCAAGACAGTGACCATATCGCTGTCTTCAGTCGAGATGCTGACAGTGGCCTTGTCACCTTCATCGAGGCAGAGACCCAGGAGCCTGAATGTGTCTGTATCTATCCTATCTAA
- a CDS encoding undecaprenyl-diphosphate phosphatase yields the protein MNGIIELVKVIILGIVEGITEWLPISSTGHMRLVDAFMPLQLEKAFTDMFFVVIQLGAILAVMVVFFHKLNPLSPSKSAGEKKNTWLLWSKVIVATMPAFVLGFLLDDLMDQYFDKPWVYAITFTVYGLAFIWVESGKRKAKASRINSLEAISYKDAALMGLWQCLALVPGTSRSGATIIGALLMGTKRYVATEFSFFMSIPVMFGASFLKLVKFGFHYTAAEATYLILGMLIAFGVSLLVINFLLGYIKKHDFKVFGYYRVALGILVAVLYLLGVFKGK from the coding sequence ATGAATGGAATTATAGAATTAGTGAAGGTAATCATCCTTGGGATTGTTGAGGGGATTACCGAATGGCTACCGATTTCTTCGACTGGCCATATGCGTTTAGTGGATGCTTTTATGCCACTACAACTGGAAAAGGCCTTTACGGATATGTTCTTTGTGGTCATTCAGCTGGGGGCTATCTTAGCAGTAATGGTGGTCTTCTTCCACAAACTTAATCCGCTGTCGCCAAGCAAGTCAGCAGGAGAAAAGAAAAATACCTGGCTTTTATGGTCTAAGGTGATTGTGGCGACTATGCCAGCCTTTGTTCTGGGTTTCCTCTTAGATGACTTAATGGACCAATACTTCGACAAGCCATGGGTCTATGCTATTACTTTTACCGTCTACGGTTTAGCCTTTATCTGGGTGGAATCAGGCAAGCGTAAAGCTAAAGCAAGCCGTATCAATAGTTTAGAAGCCATTAGCTATAAAGATGCTGCCCTCATGGGGCTATGGCAGTGCTTGGCCTTGGTGCCAGGGACTTCTCGTTCTGGGGCTACTATTATCGGGGCGCTCTTAATGGGAACCAAACGCTATGTAGCGACTGAATTCTCCTTCTTCATGAGTATCCCAGTCATGTTTGGGGCAAGTTTCCTCAAGTTAGTGAAGTTTGGCTTCCACTATACAGCGGCTGAAGCGACTTATCTAATCTTAGGGATGTTGATTGCCTTCGGGGTATCACTCTTAGTCATCAACTTCCTTTTGGGTTATATCAAGAAACACGACTTCAAGGTTTTCGGTTACTACCGTGTAGCCTTAGGGATCTTAGTAGCAGTACTTTACTTGCTAGGAGTGTTTAAAGGCAAATAA